Proteins encoded in a region of the Isosphaeraceae bacterium EP7 genome:
- a CDS encoding helix-turn-helix domain-containing protein, with the protein MRVKQAAEKLEISVGTVYALIRSKRLRCARHGLGRGTIRITDEHLTAYTRGAEVDAVGPLKWIK; encoded by the coding sequence ATGCGGGTGAAGCAGGCGGCGGAGAAGCTTGAGATCAGCGTCGGCACGGTCTACGCGCTGATCCGGTCGAAGCGGCTGAGGTGCGCGCGGCACGGCCTGGGCCGGGGGACGATCCGGATCACCGACGAGCACCTGACGGCCTACACCCGCGGCGCCGAGGTCGACGCCGTCGGGCCGCTGAAGTGGATCAAGTAG
- a CDS encoding IS630 family transposase, with protein sequence MKAYSTDLRERVLAACDRRDGTREQIAARFSVSVTWIGKLVRPRRDTGSIAPRPHGGGRAPAFDGEAAGRLREAVRADDDATLAPLAEAAGVGCCPSAVHRARRRLGITPPKKSRRAAERDRPELKAHRRAWREEFAAVNPGRLVFLDESGASTAMDRTHGRAPSGVRVDGPVPHGHWKVTTLTAAVRLDGVPAAACLAFDGATNAACFEADIGRCLAPTLRPGDVVIIDNLPCHKTAEVGRLIAAAGAEVRYLPPYSPDLSPIESMFSKLKPHLRSAKARTAEARIGAMGDGLRAVEPGDLRGWFGHCGYRSGVEASTDTLKGKPG encoded by the coding sequence ATGAAGGCTTATTCGACCGACCTGCGCGAGCGGGTCCTCGCCGCCTGCGACCGGCGCGACGGCACCCGCGAGCAGATCGCCGCGCGGTTCTCCGTCAGCGTCACCTGGATTGGCAAGCTGGTGCGGCCGCGGCGCGACACCGGCTCGATCGCCCCCCGGCCGCACGGCGGCGGGCGGGCCCCGGCCTTCGACGGCGAGGCCGCGGGGCGACTCCGCGAGGCGGTCCGGGCCGACGACGACGCCACGCTCGCGCCGTTGGCCGAGGCCGCCGGCGTGGGCTGCTGCCCGTCGGCCGTGCACCGGGCGCGGAGGCGACTGGGCATCACGCCGCCAAAAAAGTCGCGGCGGGCGGCCGAGCGGGATCGCCCCGAGTTGAAGGCGCACCGGCGGGCCTGGCGCGAGGAGTTCGCCGCGGTCAACCCGGGGCGGCTGGTCTTCCTCGACGAGAGCGGCGCCAGCACGGCGATGGACCGTACCCACGGCCGGGCCCCCAGCGGGGTCCGCGTCGACGGCCCGGTGCCGCACGGCCACTGGAAGGTCACGACGCTGACCGCCGCGGTTCGCCTCGACGGCGTGCCGGCGGCGGCCTGCCTGGCCTTCGACGGGGCGACCAACGCCGCCTGCTTCGAGGCCGACATCGGCCGGTGCCTGGCCCCGACGCTCCGTCCGGGCGACGTCGTGATCATCGACAACTTGCCGTGCCACAAGACGGCCGAGGTCGGCCGGCTGATCGCGGCGGCCGGGGCCGAGGTGCGGTACCTGCCGCCGTACAGTCCGGACCTCAGCCCGATCGAGTCGATGTTCTCCAAGCTGAAGCCGCACCTGAGGTCGGCCAAGGCGCGGACGGCCGAGGCGCGGATCGGTGCGATGGGCGACGGCCTGAGGGCCGTCGAGCCGGGCGACCTCCGCGGCTGGTTCGGCCACTGCGGATACCGGAGCGGGGTAGAGGCGTCAACCGACACGCTCAAAGGAAAACCGGGCTAG
- a CDS encoding nucleotidyltransferase family protein, with protein sequence MIAAVVAAAGKSLRMGRPKLILPLAGRSVIGRLIHALKEGGADPVLAVVPPNGDEIEAECLGAGAQTLRLASPTADMRATIEAGLRLLMSRAETPEAILICPGDSPGTTARLVSNLIAHWHESPASIVMPEHQGKRGHPLLLPWSVALEIQALPHDVGINTLVRNHSSIARPLQVGDDLAAADLDTPEDYLKWQDRLGDAP encoded by the coding sequence ATGATCGCCGCGGTGGTGGCCGCGGCCGGCAAGAGCCTTCGAATGGGCCGGCCCAAGCTGATCCTCCCCCTCGCCGGCCGCTCCGTCATCGGCCGACTGATTCATGCATTGAAGGAAGGCGGAGCGGACCCCGTCCTCGCCGTCGTCCCGCCCAATGGCGACGAGATCGAGGCCGAGTGCCTCGGCGCCGGGGCCCAGACCTTGAGGCTGGCAAGCCCGACGGCCGACATGAGGGCCACGATCGAGGCTGGTCTTCGTTTGCTCATGTCGCGAGCCGAGACTCCCGAGGCCATCCTCATCTGCCCTGGCGATAGCCCCGGGACCACGGCCCGCCTCGTCTCAAACCTGATCGCCCACTGGCACGAGTCCCCTGCTTCGATCGTGATGCCGGAACACCAGGGCAAGCGTGGCCATCCGCTCCTGCTGCCCTGGTCGGTTGCCCTGGAAATCCAGGCGTTGCCACATGATGTCGGCATCAATACCCTCGTCCGGAACCATTCCTCGATCGCCCGGCCGCTCCAGGTCGGTGACGACCTGGCCGCGGCCGATCTAGACACCCCCGAGGACTACTTGAAGTGGCAGGACAGGCTCGGCGACGCCCCGTGA
- a CDS encoding DUF5682 family protein, which translates to MTTLTPSRSTTAPVIHVLGVRHHGPGSARSVCRALEAIEPDIVLVEGPPDADAMIPLLVHPEMIPPVALLVYRPDQPRDSVYYPFAEFSPEWQALKYALDRGIPARFMDLPIAHQLGEGKDEASEPATAGEPSPPTRRPVDPLGMLAQAAGFDDGERWWEYVVEGRRDGADLFAAILDAMAEVRSSVPVENDLREIRREAHMRQTIRGAQGEGHRSIAVICGAWHAPALAVEAWPPARDDAALLKGLPRTKVAATWVPWTYGRLMRDSGYGAGIVSPGWYDHLWTAPDQVIERWLTRVARLLRDERLDASSASVIEAVRLADALATMRGRPLPDLSDLDEATRSVLCSGEEAPMRLIRRKLVVGERLGAVPAETPSVPLQQDLNRLQKRLKLAPEPSQTTKTLDLREPTDLERSRLLHRLSLLGIAWGSPAHVSGKGTFKEAWQLQWKPELAVSLIEASIWGATVEDAATALAADRAGREEELPALTALLDRAILADLPAATESIMTRVESQAAVAADVTQLMDALPPLANLTRYGSVRRTDSAMVGHAASGMVARICVGLPLACSSLDDSAASAMFDAILRADAAIGLMDEAQDREAWHTTFARLADSDTIHGLIAGRSVRILLDARERDADEAARLMNLAVSPAADPPRAAAWIEGFLRQSGEVLYHDDALFGIFDGWLAALSPEAFPILLPMLRRTFGTFDSPLRRSLGERAKGSISPSTSSRPSATPAVDLDVERAATVLPLVAKLLGLGGGTDR; encoded by the coding sequence ATGACCACCCTCACACCCTCGCGGTCGACGACCGCCCCCGTCATCCACGTCCTCGGTGTGCGTCACCACGGCCCTGGCTCGGCCCGGAGCGTATGCAGAGCGCTCGAGGCGATCGAGCCTGACATCGTTCTCGTCGAAGGCCCGCCCGACGCCGACGCGATGATCCCGCTCCTGGTCCATCCTGAGATGATCCCGCCGGTCGCGTTGCTGGTGTACCGTCCCGACCAGCCGAGGGATTCGGTCTACTACCCGTTCGCAGAGTTCTCGCCCGAATGGCAGGCGCTCAAATACGCGCTTGATCGCGGTATCCCCGCCCGGTTCATGGACCTACCCATCGCCCATCAACTCGGCGAGGGGAAGGACGAAGCGTCCGAGCCGGCCACTGCAGGCGAGCCGTCGCCCCCCACGCGCCGTCCCGTCGATCCGCTCGGGATGCTCGCCCAGGCCGCCGGGTTCGACGATGGCGAGCGATGGTGGGAGTATGTCGTCGAGGGCCGCCGAGACGGCGCGGACCTGTTCGCCGCGATCCTCGACGCGATGGCGGAGGTCCGGTCCAGCGTCCCCGTTGAGAACGATCTGAGGGAAATCCGACGCGAGGCCCACATGCGACAGACCATCCGTGGTGCGCAAGGCGAAGGCCATCGCTCGATCGCCGTCATCTGCGGCGCGTGGCATGCCCCGGCGCTCGCCGTCGAGGCCTGGCCACCCGCCAGGGACGATGCGGCCTTGTTAAAGGGCCTCCCCAGGACGAAGGTCGCCGCCACCTGGGTGCCTTGGACTTACGGCCGACTGATGCGCGACAGCGGCTACGGTGCGGGCATCGTGTCGCCGGGCTGGTATGACCACCTCTGGACCGCCCCGGATCAGGTGATCGAGCGATGGCTGACCCGGGTCGCCCGCCTTCTCAGGGACGAGCGCCTGGATGCTTCCTCGGCCTCGGTGATCGAGGCGGTCCGCCTGGCTGATGCCCTGGCGACGATGCGCGGCCGTCCGCTGCCCGACTTGTCCGACCTGGACGAGGCGACTCGGTCCGTCCTCTGCTCGGGCGAGGAAGCACCGATGCGACTGATCCGCCGGAAGCTCGTCGTCGGCGAACGTCTCGGAGCCGTGCCCGCGGAGACCCCGTCGGTCCCGTTGCAGCAGGACCTCAACCGTCTCCAAAAGCGATTGAAGCTCGCCCCCGAACCCTCGCAAACGACGAAGACGCTCGACCTGCGCGAGCCGACGGACCTAGAGCGCAGCCGCCTCCTGCATCGGCTTTCTCTACTGGGCATCGCCTGGGGGTCGCCGGCGCATGTCTCGGGGAAGGGCACGTTCAAGGAAGCCTGGCAACTCCAGTGGAAGCCCGAGCTTGCTGTCTCCTTGATCGAGGCAAGCATCTGGGGAGCGACCGTCGAGGATGCCGCGACGGCACTGGCCGCGGACCGCGCCGGCCGCGAGGAGGAACTGCCAGCGTTGACGGCCCTGCTCGACCGAGCGATTCTCGCCGACCTCCCCGCCGCCACCGAGTCGATCATGACGAGGGTCGAGTCGCAGGCTGCGGTCGCTGCCGACGTGACACAGCTGATGGACGCACTTCCGCCGCTGGCGAATCTGACGCGCTACGGCAGCGTGCGCAGGACCGATTCGGCAATGGTGGGGCACGCCGCTTCGGGCATGGTCGCGAGGATCTGCGTCGGCCTGCCGCTGGCCTGCTCGTCGCTCGACGATTCAGCGGCCTCGGCGATGTTCGACGCGATCCTCCGCGCCGACGCGGCGATCGGCTTAATGGACGAGGCACAGGACCGGGAGGCCTGGCACACCACGTTCGCGAGGCTCGCCGATTCCGACACGATCCACGGGCTCATCGCCGGACGCAGCGTGCGAATCCTGCTCGACGCCCGCGAGCGGGACGCCGATGAGGCGGCCCGGCTGATGAACCTGGCCGTCTCTCCGGCCGCCGATCCGCCCCGCGCAGCCGCCTGGATCGAGGGGTTCCTACGTCAGAGCGGCGAGGTCCTCTATCACGACGACGCCCTGTTCGGCATCTTCGACGGCTGGCTCGCCGCGCTCTCTCCCGAGGCGTTCCCGATCCTCTTGCCGATGCTCCGCCGGACCTTCGGCACGTTCGACTCCCCGCTCCGCCGCAGCCTGGGCGAACGGGCGAAAGGGTCCATTTCGCCGTCAACTTCCTCGCGTCCTTCGGCGACCCCGGCGGTCGACCTCGACGTCGAGCGGGCCGCGACCGTGCTCCCCCTGGTCGCGAAGCTCCTGGGCCTGGGCGGAGGGACGGATCGATGA
- a CDS encoding site-specific integrase: protein MAESGARSGEVIRLTAADVDLPGGVATLADHKTGGKTGAARFIYLTADLAAVLARLVILHPSGLLFRNAVGNPWTLQAINCRFRRKRARKVDPLDADVTAYVYRSSWTTDALENEVPIATVAELLGHTSTAMVSKHYSKLAAKKDYLRRAAQQAVKKPGGDPPT from the coding sequence CTGGCCGAGTCGGGGGCACGCTCCGGGGAGGTCATCCGCCTGACCGCCGCCGACGTCGACCTCCCCGGCGGCGTGGCCACCCTGGCCGACCACAAGACCGGCGGCAAGACCGGGGCGGCCCGGTTCATCTACCTGACCGCGGACCTCGCCGCGGTCCTCGCCCGCCTGGTCATCCTGCACCCGTCGGGCCTGCTCTTCCGCAACGCCGTCGGCAACCCCTGGACCCTGCAGGCGATCAACTGCCGGTTCCGCCGCAAGCGGGCCCGCAAGGTCGACCCCCTGGACGCCGATGTGACCGCCTACGTCTACCGCTCCAGCTGGACGACCGACGCCCTCGAGAACGAGGTGCCCATCGCCACCGTCGCGGAGCTGCTGGGCCACACCAGCACCGCGATGGTCTCGAAGCACTACTCGAAGCTCGCCGCCAAGAAGGACTACCTGCGGAGGGCGGCCCAGCAGGCGGTCAAGAAGCCCGGCGGCGACCCGCCTACTTGA
- a CDS encoding helix-turn-helix domain-containing protein, protein MATAIENYAPTNTYIALVNDFKLAHIRDAAHLAAALGVVDGLLCCELDEGGREYLGALTDLIEVYENATIPSPTAAVHEVIRALVEGSDRSQAELADELDISQSTISALVRGQRAPTSEHIAVLSKRFGVSPRLLLPR, encoded by the coding sequence ATGGCGACGGCGATCGAAAACTACGCTCCGACCAATACTTACATCGCGCTGGTGAACGACTTTAAGCTCGCCCATATTCGCGACGCCGCGCACTTGGCGGCGGCCCTGGGCGTCGTGGACGGCCTCCTCTGTTGCGAGCTCGACGAGGGGGGCCGGGAGTATCTCGGCGCGCTTACCGACCTGATCGAGGTCTACGAGAATGCGACCATTCCCTCGCCGACGGCAGCCGTCCACGAGGTCATCCGCGCGCTAGTCGAGGGCAGCGACAGGAGCCAGGCCGAGCTGGCCGACGAGCTCGATATCTCCCAGTCGACGATCTCCGCGCTCGTCCGCGGGCAGCGGGCACCGACCTCCGAGCACATCGCCGTCCTCTCGAAGCGGTTCGGTGTCTCGCCGCGACTGCTCCTGCCCCGCTGA
- a CDS encoding VWA domain-containing protein gives MSGPPSNDERLRRWRLILGGDSADGTGIALGDDDLAMDGALSLLYDADKSGRVGMSKSAPKVARWLGDIRKFFPTSVVQMLQKDALERLDLRQMLKQPELLRAVQPDVHLVANLLSLRSVLPPEARETARSVVRTVVDQLERRLAEPMRQAVSGSLDRSSRSRRPRHHEIDWNRTIRANLRHYQAEYRTIIPETRIGFGRRRRAMREVILCIDQSGSMATSVVYAGIFGAVLASLPALKTHVVVYDTAVVDLTAELHDPVDLLFGTQLGGGNDTPRALTYCAGLITRPAETILILISDLYEGSGSEEMLKLLGGLVASGVQAIGLLALNDEGAPSYDHANAQSMADLGIPVFACTPDLFPDLMGAALSRSDLGLWAASHDISTTRGRARGV, from the coding sequence ATGAGCGGCCCGCCATCCAATGACGAACGCCTTCGACGCTGGCGGCTGATCCTCGGCGGCGACTCGGCCGACGGCACCGGCATCGCCCTGGGCGACGACGACTTGGCGATGGACGGCGCCCTGTCCCTGCTCTACGACGCCGACAAGTCGGGCCGCGTCGGCATGAGCAAGTCCGCGCCAAAGGTCGCACGCTGGCTGGGCGACATCCGCAAGTTCTTCCCGACGTCGGTCGTGCAGATGCTCCAGAAGGACGCGCTGGAGAGGCTGGACCTGCGGCAGATGCTCAAGCAGCCCGAGTTGCTCCGCGCTGTGCAGCCCGACGTGCACCTCGTCGCGAACCTCCTCTCCTTGCGATCGGTGCTCCCGCCCGAAGCCCGGGAGACGGCCCGGTCGGTCGTCCGCACGGTCGTCGACCAACTGGAGCGCAGGCTCGCCGAGCCGATGCGCCAGGCGGTCTCGGGCAGCCTCGACCGATCCTCGCGCAGCCGGCGGCCCCGGCATCACGAGATCGACTGGAACCGGACGATCCGGGCGAATCTCCGGCATTACCAGGCCGAGTACCGCACGATCATCCCCGAGACGCGGATCGGCTTCGGCCGCAGGCGGCGGGCCATGCGTGAGGTGATCCTCTGCATCGACCAAAGCGGCTCGATGGCGACCTCGGTCGTCTACGCGGGGATCTTCGGCGCGGTCCTCGCGAGCCTGCCCGCGCTTAAGACCCACGTCGTCGTCTACGACACGGCCGTCGTGGACCTGACGGCCGAACTGCACGACCCGGTCGACCTCCTCTTCGGCACTCAGCTCGGGGGGGGAAACGACACGCCGAGGGCACTGACGTATTGCGCCGGCCTGATCACCCGCCCGGCGGAGACGATCCTGATCCTGATCAGCGACCTGTACGAAGGGTCGGGGAGCGAGGAGATGCTCAAACTCCTCGGCGGCCTTGTCGCTTCGGGTGTCCAGGCCATCGGGCTCCTCGCCCTGAACGACGAAGGCGCGCCGAGCTACGACCACGCCAACGCGCAGAGTATGGCCGACCTGGGCATCCCGGTCTTCGCCTGCACGCCGGATCTCTTCCCGGACCTGATGGGGGCCGCCCTCTCGCGGAGCGACCTCGGTCTATGGGCCGCCTCCCACGACATCTCCACCACCAGGGGTAGGGCGAGGGGCGTTTAA
- a CDS encoding XdhC family protein has product MREILRQLIAALEQGKERLVCQVVETKGSTPQKAGALMVVDPDGGQLGTLGGGCVEAEVKQSAMRRLGRTGVELSSFVLDHDYAWADGLICGGKMVILTEALRGPVPLPYLRAHQGLLEAGEGYTEAVIVDPARAGGVLGSRFLFGFDGQLAGAWPAQDGSNSASEQLVPLADRPRPTCRAGVAMLPTLPRIRLVIVGAGHVGQAVAELAARADFDVWVVDDRRQYANPERFPTAERCLVGPIEITLGSLEVTLNTYALIVTRGHGHDQEALHLLAPTIAPYVGLIGSSRKIRMIFEALRDAGIDEASLARVSSPVGLDIGSQTVPEIAISIVAELIARRNLGAVPASAGRHLPPGAVRA; this is encoded by the coding sequence ATGCGCGAGATCCTGAGACAACTGATCGCCGCCCTGGAGCAAGGCAAGGAGCGGTTGGTCTGCCAGGTCGTCGAGACCAAGGGCTCGACCCCGCAGAAGGCCGGCGCCTTGATGGTCGTCGATCCCGATGGTGGGCAGCTTGGGACCCTGGGTGGCGGCTGCGTCGAGGCCGAGGTCAAGCAATCGGCCATGCGTCGCCTCGGCCGCACAGGCGTCGAGCTCTCCAGCTTCGTGCTTGACCACGACTACGCCTGGGCCGACGGCTTGATCTGCGGCGGCAAGATGGTCATCCTGACCGAAGCCCTCCGCGGCCCCGTCCCCCTGCCCTATCTCCGCGCCCATCAAGGGCTGCTGGAAGCCGGCGAGGGCTACACCGAGGCCGTGATTGTGGATCCCGCCCGAGCCGGCGGCGTCCTGGGCTCGCGGTTCCTCTTCGGATTCGACGGCCAGCTTGCCGGCGCATGGCCGGCCCAGGACGGCTCGAATTCGGCCTCGGAGCAGCTCGTGCCGCTCGCCGACCGCCCTCGACCCACTTGCCGGGCAGGAGTCGCCATGCTGCCGACCCTGCCGAGGATTCGCCTGGTGATCGTGGGAGCCGGCCACGTCGGCCAGGCCGTCGCTGAACTCGCCGCGCGCGCCGATTTCGATGTCTGGGTCGTCGACGACCGTCGTCAGTACGCCAACCCCGAGCGCTTTCCCACCGCCGAGCGATGCCTCGTCGGTCCGATCGAGATCACCCTCGGATCGCTGGAGGTCACCCTCAATACCTACGCGCTCATCGTGACCAGAGGCCATGGTCACGACCAGGAAGCATTGCACCTGCTGGCCCCAACGATCGCCCCTTATGTCGGCTTGATCGGTAGCTCTCGCAAGATCAGGATGATTTTCGAGGCCCTGCGCGACGCGGGGATCGACGAGGCGAGCCTGGCCCGGGTCTCGTCGCCGGTGGGGCTTGATATCGGCTCGCAGACCGTCCCCGAGATCGCCATCAGCATCGTTGCCGAGCTGATCGCCCGCCGAAATCTCGGGGCTGTCCCGGCCTCGGCCGGCCGCCACCTTCCCCCCGGCGCGGTCCGCGCATGA
- a CDS encoding ABC transporter ATP-binding protein, with product MIEVTHFTKRYGDFLAVDDLNLSIGKGEVFGFIGPNGAGKSTTIRFLATLLRPTSGEGHIGGHSVVDDPMAVRRLIGFMPDDFGVYDGMKVWEFLDFFAVAYEIPRARRKPIIAQVLELLDLTHKRDDYVNGLSKGMKQRLCLAKTLVHDPPVLILDEPASGLDPRARLEMKALLSELRGMGKTILISSHILSELADFCTSIGIIERGRLLAAGSIADITRQLRNHRVLRVKIGHQVTTDAAAAILRDDGRVREIKSFDHTLTAEFEGEEGEMADLLMRLVGAGVPVSSFSEEQLSLEEVFMMITKGIVN from the coding sequence ATGATCGAGGTGACCCATTTCACCAAGCGCTACGGAGACTTCCTCGCCGTCGACGATCTGAACCTGTCGATCGGCAAGGGCGAGGTCTTCGGCTTCATCGGCCCTAACGGCGCCGGCAAGAGCACGACGATCCGGTTCCTGGCCACGCTCCTGCGACCCACGTCGGGCGAGGGTCACATCGGTGGCCACTCGGTCGTCGACGATCCGATGGCCGTACGCAGGCTGATCGGCTTCATGCCCGACGACTTCGGCGTCTACGACGGGATGAAGGTCTGGGAATTCCTCGATTTCTTCGCCGTCGCCTATGAGATCCCCCGCGCCCGCCGCAAACCGATCATCGCGCAGGTGCTCGAGTTGCTCGACCTGACCCACAAGCGAGATGACTACGTCAATGGGCTGTCGAAGGGGATGAAGCAGCGGCTCTGCCTGGCCAAGACGCTGGTCCACGACCCGCCCGTCCTGATCCTCGACGAGCCGGCCTCGGGACTCGATCCTCGTGCCCGGTTGGAGATGAAGGCCTTGCTCAGCGAGCTGAGAGGCATGGGCAAGACGATCCTCATCTCCAGCCATATTCTCTCGGAGCTTGCCGACTTCTGCACGTCGATCGGTATCATCGAGCGAGGGAGGCTCCTGGCCGCCGGCAGCATCGCCGACATCACCCGCCAGCTGCGAAATCATCGGGTCTTGCGGGTCAAGATCGGCCATCAGGTGACCACCGATGCCGCCGCGGCCATCCTACGCGACGACGGCCGGGTGCGCGAGATCAAGTCGTTCGACCACACCCTCACCGCCGAGTTCGAAGGCGAAGAGGGGGAGATGGCCGACCTTCTGATGCGACTCGTCGGCGCGGGGGTCCCCGTGAGCTCATTCTCCGAGGAGCAGCTCTCGCTCGAGGAGGTGTTCATGATGATCACCAAGGGCATCGTCAATTGA
- a CDS encoding ABC transporter permease subunit, with amino-acid sequence MIFRDNPVLIRELLVNLRSPRAFLLQLAYVLFLGAVVYFAWPAGEEGSRQVGAGAAQRLFDLFFLGQFFLVALVAPTFAAGSITGEKERKTYEMLLASPLEPPRILVGKLLSSLTYLVILILSSLPLMILCFLLGGILMSEIVRAYLLLILAAGTFGLLSVACSSVFSRTSSALLVSYLVILPLAVTSVALTRTDDTVARDFVSIAILPPWCLAIWTVLVIAINRRLLRPPDVGSEGKDVVDEEQEMKFAIGVIIDRDMFPDKLFAPAKRTDLMPDGTNPVLDKELRSEIFAQGTLMLRVVIQVSMLLSIPLMAALLFLRPQNTGYYVAYVLTFNFLVGPVFSAGSITQERERQTLGLLLTTLLTPGKIIFAKLIAALRVSTVLTFLLVEQLVLAYLLVQELRDRPWTFFVYLLIIATTCLVTTSIGLLCSSLARKTSAALVMTYMTLLVLFAGPVGLSQFLLGFTEINEERLAGLTMISPFAAALSVPATADRPTVYVTLAPPWEQPSRRNGPDNASQDSGIVNTATARPGALISDGSWRIPVWVGFLAIYPPACLVLYGITYQVFRWRWWRASA; translated from the coding sequence ATGATCTTCCGCGACAACCCGGTCCTGATCCGCGAGCTGCTGGTCAATCTGCGATCCCCTCGCGCATTCCTCCTGCAACTGGCCTACGTGCTCTTCCTGGGCGCGGTGGTCTACTTCGCCTGGCCGGCCGGCGAGGAGGGATCCAGGCAGGTCGGTGCCGGTGCGGCCCAGCGCCTCTTCGACCTCTTCTTCCTGGGCCAGTTCTTCCTGGTCGCCCTGGTCGCGCCCACCTTCGCCGCGGGCAGCATCACCGGCGAGAAAGAACGAAAGACCTATGAGATGCTCCTGGCCAGCCCCCTCGAACCCCCTCGGATCCTGGTAGGCAAGCTGCTCAGCTCGTTGACCTACCTGGTCATCCTGATCCTCTCCAGCCTGCCGCTGATGATCCTCTGCTTCCTGCTCGGCGGGATCTTGATGTCCGAGATCGTCCGCGCCTACCTGCTTTTGATCCTCGCCGCGGGGACGTTCGGCCTGCTGAGCGTCGCCTGCTCGAGCGTCTTCAGCCGGACAAGCTCGGCCCTGCTCGTCAGCTACCTGGTCATCCTGCCGCTCGCCGTGACCTCGGTCGCCCTGACCCGCACCGATGACACCGTGGCGCGTGACTTCGTCTCGATCGCCATCCTTCCGCCGTGGTGCCTGGCCATCTGGACCGTGCTGGTCATCGCCATCAATCGCCGCCTCCTCAGGCCGCCCGACGTGGGCAGCGAGGGGAAGGATGTGGTCGACGAAGAGCAGGAGATGAAGTTCGCCATCGGCGTGATCATCGACCGGGACATGTTCCCGGATAAGCTCTTCGCGCCAGCAAAGCGCACCGACCTGATGCCCGACGGCACCAATCCGGTGCTCGACAAGGAGCTGCGTAGCGAGATCTTCGCCCAGGGCACCTTGATGCTCCGGGTAGTCATCCAGGTGAGCATGCTTCTGTCGATCCCCCTGATGGCGGCCCTGCTCTTCCTCAGACCGCAAAACACGGGCTACTACGTTGCCTATGTTCTCACCTTCAACTTCCTCGTCGGCCCCGTCTTCTCGGCCGGGAGCATCACCCAGGAACGAGAGCGCCAGACGCTCGGCCTGCTGCTGACGACTCTCCTGACGCCCGGCAAGATCATCTTCGCCAAGCTGATCGCGGCACTCCGGGTCTCGACCGTCCTGACGTTCCTCCTGGTCGAGCAACTGGTGCTGGCCTATCTCCTGGTGCAAGAGCTACGCGACCGTCCCTGGACGTTCTTCGTCTACCTGCTCATCATCGCCACCACCTGCCTGGTGACGACCTCCATCGGCCTGCTCTGCTCGTCGCTGGCGCGCAAGACCAGCGCGGCCCTTGTGATGACGTACATGACGCTCCTGGTCCTGTTCGCCGGGCCGGTAGGTCTGAGCCAGTTCCTGCTCGGCTTCACCGAGATCAACGAAGAGCGGCTCGCCGGCCTGACGATGATCAGCCCCTTTGCCGCCGCCCTGAGCGTCCCCGCCACCGCCGACCGTCCCACTGTCTACGTGACCTTGGCTCCTCCCTGGGAGCAGCCTTCGCGGCGAAATGGGCCCGATAACGCTTCGCAGGATTCAGGAATTGTGAACACGGCGACGGCCCGCCCCGGGGCATTGATCAGTGATGGTTCGTGGCGGATCCCGGTCTGGGTCGGGTTCCTCGCCATCTATCCTCCCGCATGCCTTGTGCTCTACGGGATCACCTACCAGGTCTTCCGATGGCGATGGTGGCGGGCCTCGGCCTGA
- a CDS encoding type II toxin-antitoxin system HigB family toxin, with the protein MAIAKDVSWSNWGQLKQTFGKTDAVGHCIVFDVVNNRYRLIARVDYRAQQIHVCAAMDHAEYDKRRWLTRCSCYEPADKPGTV; encoded by the coding sequence ATCGCCATCGCCAAGGACGTGTCCTGGTCGAACTGGGGCCAGCTGAAGCAGACTTTCGGTAAGACCGACGCTGTCGGTCATTGCATCGTTTTTGACGTCGTCAACAACAGGTACAGGTTGATCGCACGCGTCGATTACCGGGCCCAGCAGATCCATGTCTGCGCGGCGATGGACCACGCCGAGTACGACAAGCGACGCTGGTTGACCCGATGCAGTTGCTACGAGCCCGCCGACAAACCAGGGACTGTCTGA